The window AAGTCTATGAAGGTTAAGCAAATTAATAATTCATACAATGCCGTGaacgaaaaaaaaacattctagattgagaaaatcattaaaatatatattctctcGTATACGTGTATACTTTTGAGTGTCACACAGCTATGGGTTTAGAATTGGGGTTTTGATATCATATATATGCTTCAAAATGGTTTAAtagtttctttttggaaaatGGATATAGACTAAATTATTAGATCCATAGATATCATATTTCAGTATCAGGCTGCCTTGAGTTTCAGTTTGCAATTTAGAAAATAACTCTCGTGTTTTTGACTTTTAGTATATTGATTTTATCCAAATACTTCAACTATAGTTGATAAATTATTGACCATATGTTAACAGTAGCTATCTCTGTAAGAACAacaactatatttatatatgctaAAACACTGTATTGATCACCTTATAAATAAGCCATCCAAAAACTTATCAATCAATTTCTAGGTAAAACACGTGAAAATATACTAAACTTCCAAAGCATACACGAACTATAAACTAGATAAGTTTTACTATAAGTTCTCAGGTCAGTTGAAGTCTATATtagaaataaaaagatataatGAACCTAAATGCCGACTATTAAATAAAAACCTAGAATAAACACAAATTCAACATGCAACACAAGACATTAATGGGACGCATATGATTAGTAATTAATTGAGCAATTATAGCAATATTGATGGCAAAAtgaaaattgtaaaatatatacAAGGGTATAAATCAATGAAGTAGGACCAAatgaatataaaaattaaaatgaggTGTTGTAGTGTGAGCTGCGATTGCAGAACCTGTCGCTATGGCCCGTCTCCTTCAAACAAATCAGAGTGCAGGTCCCAAACCCTTGTTCTATTTCGTGATTCACATTATTATATGCTTTTATCTCCACGCTTTCTTATACATATAACATACATGCATAATCATACGTCTATTTTATCATTATGACACGGTATACAAGTTGGCTAACGTTTCGGTATGTTTACTTTGAGCTTTTAACAcaattttcaatatatttaccATATCCTTATGCAGGGGCGTCCCTGAGGAGAGCCATTTGAAACATGGGCCTGGGGCCCCCATTATTAAAAGGCccctattttaaaaaaaaatattttgttttttttgaaacattaaaaaaatatttatatgtattaataataaaatcgaACAACAGAATTTAGTGGGACTTACATAAAATAAATCTTTTCTCTTCCCACATTTACAGTTTTCTTAGCTTTTTGTTTgagaattagttttttttttctgttttgcttaaaaaaaaaattcttgctcacgaattttaaaatttcagttaTGTTAGAAGGGCCCCcattttttcatttgtttagAGCCCCACTTTTTCCAGGACCGCCCCTGTCCTTATGAATGGTAACACTACACGATTCTGTACGTCTTCAATTTAACTGACAGTAAACAATCAATCGCTGAAGCAATAAATCTTAGTGGAGATTGagagtatattttaaatttgtttttatcaaaagaGTAAATGTTCAATGAAAAATTGTTGATATAAAGATGCCTAAAACAATGTTGGAACTGGTATCCAATGTGGTACTTGTGTAtccatataatttaattttgatcaCGATCTCATATATGAAGCCAAATATAGTCTCACGTTTTCACAAACAAACATCAAGAAACATACAAAACTTCCCTCCCAGCACTTTCTCATTTGTCTTGGATGCTATTATCGATTGGATCTCCAGAACACTTTCTGTTTGAAAATAGAACATTTCGAATGTAGCTACTCTCGTAGTcactattataaattattttcacattcaCTTCCATGCATACGGTGTAGTGTACGTATATGAATGTTAATTTATCAATTGGTTTTCATCTACTTGATATCAGTATAGCAACTGGATTTTGAAATTTGATATCTATCTTATATTTGGGATCTTGCTCTTCATATTGTCGTATTGGAGTAAAGGTAATCATCATATATATGGTACAAAAAATTTAGAGGAGAAATATGAAATTCACGAGATATGAAATGTTGTCCAAATTCGTGGACAAACGATTCGCTATGACTCAGAATCTTGTTTGTTTTCTTGGTTCATAAATAATAAGAAGACAGAGATGTAGGTATAATGCATATTATGGAATTGGCGGTTGGAGCATACGTACGAATTACTTGAACAAGTAAATGTTCGGATTTTGACAGAGGAAGCGAATGATCAAAACTATGCCAACATATTCAATAAAGTCAGatcttcttttcatttttttctccaTGCGTTGTAAGATTTCAACCTCCTTTTTTACCTAACATCACTACACTTGTCCTTGAAATATTTAttgaatcatttttatttttgttctgtATTATGTATAAACCGAAAGTAAAGCCTAAATGCTTTGTAAAAACATGTATCTTTATAACTCTTTGATACATTCAAAAAGTAACTAAAGATATGAAACTAATCTTGCATGTTATGGAACCTAAATGGTACCGTTTCAAATACAGTCAAATGTTAGATGGTTATATTCAATCCGCCTGGTCCATCTAGGATCAAACATAACATGTTTGCAGGGTTTAATCAAAGCCTGCATCTACAAAAATAGAAACAATAGCCAGTACAAAACATGAATGTACTTAGACCAACTTTACCAAGTGATTAAGTCAATAAAACTATTGGGAGGACCATTAATTGTTTCTACCTAGGTGTGGGTAAGAGACGAGATCAATTCAAAGACTTGACAAAACAATATAACAATAAGTAAAAGGCAAGCTAGCAAGGGAATAACTTTCCAATAGTATTATGTTTTTAGAATTTGTTACTATATAGTAATCTTTGAATTAAGTAAAGAAGTGGGGTTTGGACGTCTTGTTCTCAGAAAAAGGGTGGTATCTTCTCTCTACCGCTCCAGTTTTAAGATTGGCTTATCATCTCTTATCTCCTCTCTACTATTTACTTTACCCTCTTTCCACATAGTAGTATATCAAAAGAGTAAATAAATGTTGTTATTGTGTGGGAAATAGATGGCACTCACTACCCTATCCCTTGTTAAGCCCCTTATTTTTAAGCCCCTCACTTTGAAGGCTTTGAAGCCAAGCCCATTTAGGCAATGGCTCAAGTGAGTCAACAGCCGAACTACTGTCCTAAATGCATGGTTTAAAGAATGGAGGCGTAAACCTGGACATATGAGAAAGCTTGGAGATGCTTTGAACAATAAATTCCAAGAAGAGTTATCTATGTGTTATTGAGCGCAAAAGAGGACAAGAAAGAGAACCAATTAACATTGTTATCCTCCACGCATAATGAGCACCAAGTTTACCAAACTGTTATCAGCTACTATAGTGTTCTCTGAGACGACATCATTAAAAAGGGACAAAATAAGGGTTTCGTACGGAAGAAAAGAAACGAtcacaaaaaacaaaacaaaaagaggcAAACAAAGGGTTTCTTagtttttaccaaaaagaagGTTACTTGACAAGCAACCTTAACCCTAGGAAGAAAAGGTGATCAACCATGAATGATGGAGAAAGCCATTATGATAGAATATTAATCGGCATTGTTCACCCTTGTTACTTTTGAATGAATATTTCAGAAAATGTAAAAAGGGTGTCTTGGCAATATATATGTCTTGGCAATAAATATATGCCTTAGTAGTATACATAGTATATTTGTATATCTACAACAAATTGTTTGCTTGTATAGCTGTAATGAGAGATCCAACAATATTTGTATAAATGATGAGAAAGAAACAATATGAATTGGATTCAATAGGAGAAACATGTGATTTGATAATCTTGGAATGGGATTTGACCTGATATCAAGAGAAACCAATTTAAACACTTACAAACTAAGGCATATATTTATgacttattcttaggtccaccccctagggtgaacctctaggttcaccaaccaataggattgttttattttatattcgatatcttttaaaaaaggaaacaaaatattgtcaaattatattatgtttttaaaattaaaaagtaaaaaaaaaagtaataattacaaaaaaaaatattttacgtcgtcagcataacattaaaccctaaaccctaaattctaatccctaaacccttaatcctaaatcctaaacccttggataaaccctaaactctaggataaatccaaaactctaaatcaaaatcactatacactaaaacattcaagcgtttagggtttagggttttagtattttttatttagagtttaggatttatccaaaggtttagggtttacccaagggtttagggtttacccaagggtttagggtttacccaagagtttagggtttatccaagggtttaggatttaggaattaggatttagggtttagtgttttgttgagaacattaaaaatatattttttaattcttttttttgtaactattatctttttttattttaaaaacataatataatttgagaatattttgtttccttttttaaaagatattgaatttgaaataatgaaatcctattggttggtgaacctagaggttcaccctagggagtgaacccaagaatgactcTATATTTATTGCCAAGAAAATACAAGGACCttagaaatatatggtaaacttagggtctgactggtgaATATTCTGGAAACAAGATGAACGAATAGGAAATGAACGTAAAGGAATTAAATTCCAGGAGCGAAAAGGAATTGTTGTTCCATTTCAAATTTGACGAAGAAtaattttgttctttatttctttataaaaaaaagaatggtgGAGAGAAGAAAAAGTTATCCCTTATGAATGGTTATTTTTTTAGGAACATTAGTGAATGAATTATTCTTTGTCGTTccttggtcaccattcatatCCTTAgtgaattcaattttttttttgtacatttgaacatatattttactagaaatttcttaattaaaaccgtgttaaaattttacttttactataaaatttaaaatttatatttacttttttaacataaaatttcaaatttatattattaaagatAAGGTTTCTGAAATTCAAAcctaaccaaaccaaaaactaCAACAATTAAATCTTCGAACCAAGCAAACTAATTTTTCATATCCAAATAAAACATTGAGATATCCACCCTTAATATTAACTTATAGGCGtcgtcaaagaaaaaaaaacttatatgcATAACTAGCAAAGATCAGTGTCCagttttcactaaaaaaactctaaaatgcTTCAATCAAGCCTTGTGCAAAGTAATTCTCAAATGCTTCGAACCTCTCTCGACATTCTTCTGAACCTCCTCGGCTGCAGTCAGTACCAACCTCCTTTGATCATCGTTCAATCCCTTTGCCTCATAAAGGTCAAGCTGTTCCATCACGAGTCCCCTTCTCATCAAGTACTTCAGAACATGTAACTCGTTGGGGCCGCCacgaaagttttttattttcacaaGTTTAAGGGTCCTTTCCAAACACGCATACGTATCGTTGGTGAGCCAAAACGCTTTCGGATCTAATGGCATCGAAACTCTCTGCAAAATCCAATTAAAAAGTCAAGCGGTTTAACAAATAACAATACCTATATAGGTATATTTTAACAATGTCTAATGACTTAAGGATTTggataagtaaaaaaaaaacttaccacGATACGCTCAGTAGCATCCATATGGAACGTGAGAGATTCCAGTTCTGGACAGCTATTGAGAAATATTTTAATGCCCACGAACTCATTTGCATGCAGATTAGTCTTCATCACCAAATGTCGTGCTTCCATCGCATCATGCATTTCCATAGGATCTTCACATTCTTGGATCATctacttagaaaaaaaaaacaaatgatgtaacaaacaaacaaatgttGCACATACACAATGTATAACGGTAAACTGACCAATCTACCTGAATAAGAAAAGAGCAGATCGTCAGGTTCCTAACATGTATCAGATTGAAAAAGATACGAGTAATATCGAATTTAGTATTTTGATAATGCATCAACGTGACCAAATGCTCTATTACATCAATTTTTCTTGAGGCAGGGCTTGAGAAATcaatagttatattttttatttgttttgaggCTGCAAATTCTGTTAGAGATACGATCGCTTTCTCGAAAGACACTGGTTCAGAAAGAGAAAACTCTAAACTTTCAATGACTTCACCAGTAAAGCTAGAGATCCATTGACACATAGTGCTAACAAACAAACTCCTCTTAGACTTTATGGTTTCTGTATCAGTAGATAGGTTCACAAACTCAGATTCTTTGAATACGAGGTTTGTTGTTTCAAGACAAAGATTCTTCCATCGTCTGGCGAGAATACTTGTCTGAACAGATTGTTTGAAAGGCAAGAGAGATATGATTGTAACAAGAAGGCAATCAGGTAAATTTGAAAGTAGATCAGATTTTCTTCTTGAAACCATTATGAAAATGTGATGATTAGAGGAGAAAACAAGGAGATCCAAGAGAGAAGATGGTGGCTATGAGTGAACCAATGATATCAACACTTTCGAgagttatgtatttatatgCTTTTGAAAGCTTTCAAACTTTTGGTttggtgatgatgatggtgcTTTAACTCTTGAAATAATTCTTAGCTTTGTTTTGCCCTTTTCATTAACTATTACCTTTgagttttgaacaaaaataaatttataggtTCAGAAGTTGTTTCAAAAAAGGTGGTTCAGAATAGTGGTCTGAAAATGATTATTTTCAACTTTTATTAGTAAGCAACTTCAAATTGTTAATCAAaactaaacaattttttttccctCTAATGCACATATTTACAAAAGTTCTTTTTATgtaatatacaaattttaatatCAATAATAAAGATGATTTTCAAATGCTTGTTGTTATGGTATCTAGACAAAtacattttgtaaaaaaaaatgttatctgAACCAAAAGTGGTTATTTACTTTACACTATTTATTTTACACTATTTATTTCTTAtatctttattatttttttccttttaaactTCTTTGTATCAATTTTAACTTTTGACATACCAAAACACTACTCAAATGCTTTAATCATTGAGGAAATCTTACTAagcatttaaaataaaatgttgtaGGATATTAAAATCATCTgtcaaataactaaaaatagtcAATTTATCTTTGTTTAATTTGTCTAAATTTAGTATTGATTTTAAGTTTCCATCACATGTGTCAAAGCTGGAGATATGATGAGTGTTTTTTTGTCAGCATATCCCCTTTTtattaatagagaaacaaaTTCAAAGAGTAACATTTATTTTGATACTTATTTACATCATGTCATATTTGTTGAGGTGTCATGTCCACAATGCTTCTCAGCCTAACTAATTAAATGACCATTCTGTACTAgagtatttataaaatataccatttgtataatatataaagTCCAACTActgtacacatatatataagcTATTAATAGGCACAATAATTTTACGAACATATATTCTTCATCGTACGAGGTTTTGGAAGGCGTTTCCAAACATCCTTAGCCACTAACCATATTTCATGTATAATATGAATTTCTCATGTTCGACATAGCACCGTATCAATAAAATTCAAGCAAGTATTGTTTACCAAAAATCATACAATACTTGAAACTCATAGGTGTAAAGTACGTTgcagaaaaaatgttttttttttcataagatATTGTTTAGTGGACTCATAATTTATTCTCAATCTCTTAACAAACGTAACATTCGACTATAACAAGTATTGACATCCTATGAATTCAATATGTGAAACACCATCGTTCATTGGAATTTAAGTACTACATTAAAAGACAAAAAtggttattatataaaaaaatgtaaatggtGATCAAGTTTTAATTGCTTGTAACGTCATCTTTCATTGGAAATACATTTTTCACGTACATGAGTATAGTCATAATTACAATTATTTAaccaaatatgtatattttaagttttgttcaaaaaaatgtatattttaagtCTAAGTATGAATTGAAGACATGGTTAAAGTTAAATTCCATGGAAATTGATTTGTGTGAACTATACCAAAGTTCATTGTCTGGTTCACGGTTTAGGCTAAATTGTATTCACGGATCTTAAGTTTTAAcactgtttttattttcattagagTGACTGCATAAATCATCTAACATTACTAAAAGCAGAATACGAAGAGCATACAGGCTATCCACGTCGGCCATTTAATCAACCAATGGAGTGTCTTTTTTTATCCACGTCAGCCAAGTTTGGGTTGATCTTGGGTCTTCTAATTTAAAATCCGTAAGCCCATCATCATTTGTAACCAAGCCCACACGATGTGTACCCCTAGCTCTATCTCATCTCATCTCATCTCTTCCCTTAGCATCCTAAAACAGTTAGGCGATCGATCTATTCCACGACTCATTTCTTTGCCTTTTCCCCTTCTCAAACGGATCGATCAATCGACACCATATTCTTGAGTGTGCAATGAATCCGCTGGACAACTCGCCCACTATTGTGACTCACTGAGTCATTCAGCTGGATTGAAACCGAAGATCCGCCGTCGAGGAGCTTTGCTTCGCCGAATGTCGTCGGAGTCAAAGGTCGAGTTTTTACGGAAGCTGGTGAAGGTGAAGGATGGTTTAGCTTCAGATGTTGTGGAGAAGAGTGAGAATAAAGGCAGGAGTAGAAGGAGTGAGAGTTAAGGTCGCCATTAATGAAGCAAGGTTTACAGATTCGATtgagtttgatttgatttttttctagGACTTGAAATGGGAGATGAAATCTACTGTTGGAGGGAGAGAAAAGTGTGTGGTGcgggcagagagagagagagaacagagAAGCAAGCACTTGGACAAAGTGAAAGCGTTAAAGGTAGCGACTTTTGTCTCCTTCACTATGGTAAACCCCAAAAAtgcttcatctttcttttttattttatgcttTCCTCTTTCTCATTAAACATCAATTACTCTGAAAATGCATTATCATCGTTTTGGTTCATCATCAtttgtaaatattaatcaaagttGTAAATGATGGCAGGATGGAGCTTTGATCATCGTCATTTGTATCACCCGTAGTGGGTTTTCAACTAATGAAACATGGGCCGATAAAAAGTTAACTCTGAAATGCATTTATAAATAAAGTTTAGCTATGTGTTTggcaaatttatttttgtttcttatacagtattttaaatattttaatataaataacacTTTGCAATATATTAAAGTAGAAATCTTTTTTGATGTCAaaataaaatctatactatataaaagttgATGCTATAAGCCATTGAAAGCATCCACGTAAGATGTTAAACGACCAATCGTAGTATGACAAATCATTATTTTGGTTTACTATTTTGAAAAATGttaatgttacaaaaaaaataatcatttatttcaaactaaaatataaatctatatCAAATAAGgtaaatttacaaaattataaatactatattaatttaacataatgtttaacatttttcagaaattaaaaagaaataaccaaaataatatttaatttaaaatatatactcatgatttaaatttaaataactatataaatctaaatttaaactcatgattttcaaaatttaggttatatactattgaaaatattcaaaataacatatactatatataatttgatattattaataattcagaatgttcatatattattttaaagcaCCAAAACATTTACCAAGTGTCTTTTTTTGGTATTTCTAAAAGTGTTAATATTACAAcaaaatttatttcaaaataaaatataaataagtactcaaataaattaaacttacaaaattaaaaaaaccatGTGCTATATAAAAGTTGAGGCTATAAACCATTGAAAGCGTCCATTAGGATGTTAAACGACCAATCGTAGTATGACAAATCATTATTTTAGTTTACTATTTTGAAAAATgttaatattacaaaaaaaaacaatcatttattttaaactaaaatataaattgatatcAAATAAGGTAAATTtgcaaaattataaatactatattaatttaacataatgtttaacatttttcaaaaattaaaaagaaataaccaaaataatatttaatttaaaatacatactcatgatttagatttaaataactatataaatctaaatttaacctcatgattttcaaaatttaggtgatatactattgaaaatattcaaaaataacatatactatatataatttgatattattaatcATTCAGAAtgttcatatattattttaaagcaCCAAAACATATACCAATTGTCTTTTTTTGGTATTTCTAAAAGTGTTAATATTACAAaacattttatttcaaaataaaatataaataagtactcaaataaattaaacttacaaaattaaaaaaaccatgtacaaatctatactatataaaataaattttcgaaaactaacataaaaataacaaacaaatataatagttaattttaaaatgcaatattttcaaacaattatatctatataaatctaaaacacacTATTTACAAATTTAGGTTATATAACATTCAACAAAAATATGTACTATATTTAATTTGATGCATTAAATCATTGAAAATAtccacatattattttaaagcaccaaaatatttcaaattaccattttaattattattttaaaaatttcaagattttcagaaaaaatgtttatttcaaaataaaaaggaaactacTTTTCAATTTCGTGAAAAAGGCAAAATTATTAAAGGAATCAATTTGGTATATAAACTAAATCTTTGAAAGACCAACATAAAAttaactaacaaaaaaataactaaaagaattagtttattataaaaattaactcTTTAGAAGATCAACATAAAATTAAGTAActaaaataatcttaaaaatataagGATTT of the Brassica rapa cultivar Chiifu-401-42 chromosome A03, CAAS_Brap_v3.01, whole genome shotgun sequence genome contains:
- the LOC103862323 gene encoding F-box protein At3g62230, yielding MVSRRKSDLLSNLPDCLLVTIISLLPFKQSVQTSILARRWKNLCLETTNLVFKESEFVNLSTDTETIKSKRSLFVSTMCQWISSFTGEVIESLEFSLSEPVSFEKAIVSLTEFAASKQIKNITIDFSSPASRKIDVIEHLVTLMHYQNTKFDITRIFFNLIHVRNLTICSFLIQMIQECEDPMEMHDAMEARHLVMKTNLHANEFVGIKIFLNSCPELESLTFHMDATERIVRVSMPLDPKAFWLTNDTYACLERTLKLVKIKNFRGGPNELHVLKYLMRRGLVMEQLDLYEAKGLNDDQRRLVLTAAEEVQKNVERGSKHLRITLHKA